The Anopheles coluzzii chromosome 2, AcolN3, whole genome shotgun sequence genome window below encodes:
- the LOC120950430 gene encoding proteoglycan 4-like, translating into MPHADSTSPRTGGRVEECGGEHSDEKDEETPSPSGWKNVSEDSIDGRKNVSSASNINNSSSSSSIYHNEESFVDKIRSNFSCMFSKLLPFRLSKDVIESSHNQQEVRRLSRSLATQTPEDLGQVVQHSQNVPESNELNNNKSLPCEMAAKRRRLCESEEKACNVPEPPKTLGRFNTVPAVQNRRLTGFLGNAHYHKCMQQKRHHGNVHKPLFGSSHLQSTRGRNDSLASSQRPSFKPSVTAVAKSLTTGYIPPEYGGSPFYEGFTRYGGASAAQMLARYDPNLTAVTTLIRRKIPTENGVASTSRGSTVPYPSQRILAIVDKYATNRSDRTAHSKATLRKSPSPPMVQSMCVQKTERSQETVQQPQRSLPPIVPLMEYTLPVQLGLQPPVPISPIERKKQSTPTGGKQTTKRTRIHAKPVKEPELSKVQPVQLPNVQLPPLIKGLPQFDNIVPLKGRTLPVADNVHELKANESDKETIVRKHDRKKTPGKTESSTASTLLREINTFVFARPQVLGSWSPQLQDDSFSAATMKFKFAEPEPLHDDQPPVRSFKDLMADSVNRWACEVCMVRNEPHKKTCVACNSSMPISKESKPKESKSSKESRSLKESKPRESKSKESKPRESKSKESKSKELKSKESKSIELKLKKSESKELKSKESKPKESKPKESKSKELKPKESKPKESKPKESQPKESKPKESKPKEPKPEEPKPEESKPKEPKPEEPKPEEPKPEEAKQHRCSRNKANTSKTTSSVTTNDSEPSKRWKCTACKVRNEPTVSICVSCAKKKSSSSSRTDDRKDRSHKKESKPPTTEKTKP; encoded by the exons ATGCCTCACGCTGATTCAACATCGCCGCGCACAGGGGGACGGGTAGAGGAGTGCGGTGGAGAACATTCGGACGAAAAGGATGAAGAAACTCCCTCGCCATCCGGATGGAAAAACGTTTCTGAAGACAGCATCGATGGCAGAAAGAATGTAAGCAGCGCCTCGAATataaacaacagcagcagcagtagcagcatctATCACAATGAAGAATCTTTTGTCGACAAAATTCGATCCAACTTTTCGTGCATGTTTTCAAAGCTGTTGCCGTTCCGTCTTTCAAAGGACGTCATTGAATCGTCGCATAATCAGCAGGAAGTGCGAAGACTATCCCGCAGCCTTGCAACGCAAACGCCAGAAGACCTGGGGCAGGTGGTTCAACATTCACAGAATGTGCCCGAGTCGAATGAGTTGAACAATAACAAAAGCCTCCCCTGTGAGATGGCCGCAAAACGGCGCCGACTGTgtgaaagtgaagaaaaagcGTGCAACGTTCCCGAGCCACCGAAGACTTTGGGCCGATTCAACACGGTGCCGGCTGTTCAAAATCGTCGCCTTACCGGTTTTCTTGGTAACGCACACTATCACAAATGCATGCAACAGAAACGGCACCATGGTAATGTACACAAGCCGCTCTTCGGTAGTTCACATCTTCAATCTACCAGGGGGAGAAACGATTCCTTAGCTTCCTcccaacgtccatccttcAAACCGTCCGTTACCGCTGTGGCGAAATCGCTGACCACTGGTTATATTCCGCCAGAGTACGGAGGGTCACCGTTTTACGAAGGGTTCACCCGGTACGGTGGTGCATCTGCCGCACAAATGCTGGCCAGGTACGATCCGAATTTAACGGCAGTCACCACGCtgataagaagaaaaatcCCAACAGAAAACGGAGTGGCCTCCACTTCCCGTGGCTCGACAGTTCCGTACCCTTCGCAAAGAATACTTGCGATAGTGGATAAATATGCTACGAACAGGTCGGACCGCACAGCCCATTCAAAGGCGACACTGCGTAAATCACCGTCCCCTCCAATGGTCCAATCAATGTGCGTGCAAAAGACGGAACGTTCTCAAGAGACAGTGCAGCAGCCGCAACGATCACTGCCGCCGATTGTTCCCTTGATGGAGTACACGCTCCCGGTACAGCTCGGACTCCAACCTCCGGTGCCGATCAGTCCTATAGAGcgcaaaaaacaaagcacaccGACCGGTGGCAAGCAGACAACGAAAAGAACACGGATACATGCAAAACCGGTAAAGGAACCCGAGCTGTCCAAGGTACAGCCGGTCCAGCTCCCAAACGTACAGCTACCCCCGCTGATCAAAGGGTTGCCACAGTTTGATAACATCGTACCATTAAAAGGTCGCACACTTCCGGTGGCCGATAACGTGCATGAGttaaaagcaaacgaaagtgACAAAGAGACTATCGTTCGAAAACATGATCGGAAAAAGACGCCAGGGAAAACAGAAAGTAGTACAGCCAGTACACTTCTGCGTGAAATCAATACGTTTGTATTTGCACGACCACAGGTACTCGGAAGCTGGTCACCTCAGCTGCAGGATGATTCATTTTCCGCTGCGACAATGAAGTTTAAATTTGCCGAACCAGAGCCGTTGCATGATGACCAACCGCCGGTACGATCCTTCAAGGACCTGATGGCTGATTCCGTCAACAGATGGGCATGTGAGGTTTGTATGGTACGAAACGAACCACACAAGAAAACCTGCGTCGCTTGTAACAGCTCTATGCCGATATCTAAGGAATCGAAACCGAAGGAGTCAAAATCATCGAAGGAGTCGAGATCATTGAAGGAGTCGAAACCGAGAGAATCTAAATCGAAGGAGTCGAAACCAAGAGAATCTAAATCgaaggagtcgaaatcaaaagAGTTGAAGTCtaaggagtcgaaatcaataGAGTTGAAATTGAAGAAGTCGGAATCAAAAGAGTTGAAATCGAAGGAATCGAAACCGAAGGAATCGAAACCGaaggaatcgaaatcgaaggAATTGAAACCAAAGGAGTCGAAACCTAAAGAGTCAAAACCGAAGGAGTCGCAACCCAAAGAATCAAAACCGAAAGAGTCAAAACCGAAGGAACCGAAACCGGAGGAACCGAAACCGGAGGAGTCAAAACCGAAGGAACCGAAACCGGAGGAACCGAAACCGGAGGAGCCGAAACCGGAGGAGGCGAAACAGCACCGCTGCTCGCGGAATAAAGCGAACACCAGCAAAACTACGTCCAGCGTTACCACAAATGACAGTGAACCGTCTAAGCGGTGGAAATGCACGGCCTGCAAAGTGCGTAACGAACCGACCGTATCGATCTGTGTTTCCTGTGCCAAAAAGAAGTCATCCAGCAGTAGCAGGACAGACGATCGAAAAGATCGTAGTCACAAGAAAGAAAG CAAACCACCAACTACAGAAAAAACCAAGCCGTAA